The sequence CTCAGCAGCTACGTATATGAACATAATGTTACCATTGCTGAGAAGAGCAATGGCTGAAAGtagaagagaaaaaacagaccCAAGTTGCTTTACACAAGAACTATCtttatatgtactgtatgatgAGTATGTCTTTTAAAAGTCATGGAGTGATTCAGTCTGCTTTGGTGCTGGGCGTGTAAGTGGTTATAGAAGGTGGGTATAAGGTCAGATGTTGATTTTCAACTCCTCATGCAAACTTGTTTGTAAGGACTTAGATCTGCCTATACAGTAACCACATCTGCTCTCTTATTAGCCCCAAAGCCAGACTTCCACAATCTTCTGTAAGTTTGCTAAAGCACAAACAGATCCGCAACCACCGTATTTAAATGTGCCCActtcaacagaaacactgaccgCTGTTTCTTCAAGGCACATATGCtaatgtgtaaaaatacatatgcaTCTCAGCCATGAAAAGGCCTTTTTATTCCAAAGGTTGTTATAAACATATTGTACAGGATATTTAGACAAGCCGGTATAGTTCCAATAATGAAACAATGCTTTTAGGGCTTATCTCGGACTCCACGTCTGGTTATGTTTGTCACGACTGAATAGGATCCATGGCATTTCACCATTTGCCCAAACAGAGTGTCATTCACCTTGTTAGGCATGCTCAGCAAGCCAGGAAATTAACAGAAGCCTTTTAAACACTAGGCTGCAAAGAATACTGAAGGTAATGTTTCCTGAAAACCAAGGTCCAGAAATTTGGTATAAGAATTGTTGGTATCTAGAAATATTGATTGATTTTGAAGGAGAAAACTTGCTAAGGAAATGAAAGAGCTCCCAGCCCTGTGTAACTTAAAAAAGCTCCTCTTTGTctttacaaacaaaatatagTTAAAGCTTGAAAAGCATTTAGAAATGGTGTTTATAGCTTTCATCCTGCTTAGTTTAGGAACTCAgtgacagtgaaaatgttgtcaCAGGCCTGTAATCAACATTAACATCCAGAATTGCTCAGATATTTTACAGCCCAGTGGCTCTCACAGATGATGCCTATAATGCTGACTGAGTCCTGGTGTACACATCTGCATCTGACGCAGCACAGGCCTCAGCGAGATGATGCATGTCAGTTGCTTTTTTCAGAAAATTCCTACTATTTGCAAATGAAGATTTGATATGTGCATCGTATCGTTTGGCCGATGCACTTGTACTTCTGGGATTGTGTTTGGTTTAGgagcaaacaaaaataagtgaCTCATTCAAACCTGAGAACAAACATTAGTGTACAGTTTGAATGAGAAAGACTTTAGCAAAAGAAACGTCATGTTATGAATCATTCTTAAGACTATTTGCCAAATAGATActtttaaagttattttgaaattatttcccCACTCTTGATACAAAGTTCATGCACTTTTCAGatctttcaaacacaaaaattatccctgttctttttcttcctctgataTTTTACAGAAACTAGAAGGATCATACTGATGTTATTAAGTTTTTCTCATGTGTGATCTTAAACTGTCCACTCACATTAACTCATACTCACTATTTCTGCTCGTTTACATGCTGATGCATTTAGCAGGTTGCCCAATGGCTCCAAAGTGCAGCCAAACCTCAAGAGTTGTCAGTTTAGATCTGCAGGCTTTTCTGTCACGGTAAATAGTTCTGCTCTCAGTGCTGCATGGTTAGATCTGAGATCTGGGTTCATCAGCATACTCAGGGTCACAGGCCTGCATCAAATACTGTGCAGGACCTTGGGGTATGATCATCGTAGtctcttttaaaaacaactaaaagaaaaaatctaccttccaaagaaaaatgaatgaagtgagCATCATATCGTAATGATATAATCATTACAATATAATgctcatttcattcattcagttatttGATAATTTTTCCAAGTATCCAATCTGTAAATTCACTCAGTACTGGCCAACTCAAGCAATGTTTCAAGTAGATCTTGAGAACTTGTGGTGCTCAGTCAAAGGTGAGTGTGTGGAGCTATCACAGCCACAATGTCTTCATTACAAACTATAATATTTCAAAGTATGAAAATTATCCCTGATAATGTTACAGTGACAGGGTTATTCAGTTTAGGCTTGTTGACAGTCTGTGTTACAAAAACGTTGGCATTTGAGAGGAAGTAAGGATGTAATGAATGATGCCATTGAGCTGCTTCATGGGATTTGTCCAATCCAGTGTTGTTTGGAGCTTCACCTTGTGCTGCATCAATcttgatcattttttttttaaaatatatgtctCCTCAAAACAATGTTACAGAATATAAATCATTAAAGGACCCCTTTGTTGAATGCACTGCATTCTGGTCTATCAATGCAAActggtcttctgcctctttccCTGTATAATTACTGAATATTTGagaaaaactgttaatttaGAAAGGAGTGCAATGAGGATCTTCAATGTGAGTGTCAATGGGAGAAAAATACTCAATCCAAATCTGGCTAATGTGTTTACTAGTGTCATGGGAGGGGTGGATTGTGGGCGAGATTAAAGCTTTTGCTTCCAGACCTGATTCTAGATGGTGAAAGATCAATAACAACAGTACGATCCTTTGAATCCTAGACAAACAGATGATCTTCGTACAGCTGTTCTATAAACAGACCAAAGAATGTCACAAAACCATGGCACACTCATTAAATGACATCTAATGCACATGCTAACATTGGCAACAATATCTGGGATTGATGTGTGGTGAAACCATTGAAATATATGATTGCTTATAGAAAACAATACCTGATGctttaagtcattttaaaatctctgTCTGCAGTGAGGCAATGGAATAGTACATAACGGTAAAAGTTTCTTCAAGTTAAGGTGAAACAAGCGTACTCCCTTTTGAAAAATAGCATTTTCTCCAAGTGTGCATCATTTGGTATGTAACCAAAGTTAATATATCAATTTTGTACTGTAAATCTGAAACAAGGAAGTTCTTGTAGTTTGTGTAAATGGAGGAATCTCTTGAAAAAATAGACATCCATGCTTCATGCTTTGCATTCCATTGTGTCCACACTTGCTGTTCTGCGTAGTGTTCTTCATCTGTTCCTAAGAATACTTTTTATATTACACACAACTAAaaatgggggagggggggagtgCTGAAATAAGATTTGGTAAGGAGCAGCATTGGAAATGTTTGACCTTGTGTATAAAATATGGAAACTTATTtgtcctgtctgtgttgtgGTTTAAATGGATTTCCTTCTCCTCATGAGCTGGTGATTGTCTGTGAAGCTGTGAAGGCCCGGAGACACTGAGCTAATTGGTGaagggaagaagctgtttttcaaGGTGCTGGGCGAGATCTCCTCAATCCTGTAGGAAACTGAATGAAAGTACTGATTGGGATTCAGCTGAGAGCTGAATGAGTTCTGATGGGAGAAGGCACAGCCCAGGCCTCCCATCCCTCCCCCAGAGCTGCCGAAGTCATGCGATTGGTAGTGCATACAGGAGCAAACTGACTGCAAATCAGTCACTTCTGCCCGGTATGGCTCCCGTCTCCGCCGGCCCCTCGGTAGTGATTCGTCCTGGATGTGGATGATCATGCTATTCCGGTTGCCAGCTAGCGAGGCTCGTTCTTCGGCATCCCGCCGTTCGTCCTCGCTGTTCATAGTCAGGAAGCGGAGCACCACCAGGTTGAGGAAGGCCCCAATGACCGTCAGGCCCACCAGGATGTACATGAAGCTAAAGGCCACATACAGTGGTTTCTTCTGAAGGGCCCGGTTCTTTTGAAGGGCCACAAAGTCCCCAAAGCCTATAGTTGTTAATGTGATGAAGCAATAATAATATGACTGGAAGAAACTCCAGTCCTCGTAATGGGAGAAGGCAGCGGCTCCGATGCAGAGCGTGCCCACGCAGGAGAAGAATCCTACGGTCACCATGTTCTCCATGGACACATCTGTGATGCTCATGCCGCAACACTTCTTGATACGTTTCAGGAGGTACTTGACAAAAGTGTTCATCCTCTCTCCCAGACTTTGAAACATAACAAGAGTCAATGGGATTCCCAGGACAgcataaaacatgcaaaaggCCTTTCCTGCGTCGGTCCCCGGCGCTGCATGCCCATAGCCTgaaaagagagcagacagacagtatAAATTAGTGATGCAAAAAGATTTCACCGAAGTGCAGGCATTTGAGAAGCGGCAATGGCATCCTGAGCGCTACCCACAGCACAAAGGTCACCTTTTGTTTACAAACATGACCAAGCAAGAAATTTGCCTAAGAGTCTCTAAGCGCTGCCAAAAGGGGTATTGAATAGGTGCATGCCACAAAAATGTGTCTGCTCATTAATCTTATTTGGGCTCAAAGATTATGGCGAGTGGATTGTCCAATTAGTCAGAAGTTTCCGGTGAAGAGAAGAGTTTGGAGGCGGCATTGGAAAGGAGTCATGGGGGAGCCAGTGAAGCTTTTAGCTTAATTAAACTTTATCTTTAGACCACAAGCTGCTGACTCACGCACAAACAGACTTTTGAAACTCTAACAATAGGGTCCGTACagtatgtttcattttcaaatgcaaCATAAATAATTTTATATGCTTTCCGAGATATTTGCAGTTAGTCCAGAAGTTACAGTATGAACCAAACCGTCTGTTCTTGAATATGCAGGGCTGAAAACACAGTGACGTATTGATTATCTGTCCTCTATCACAGCTCATAATGTGTGTATTAAACACCAACATCTTTGCCAAGAAACACCCACCATCAGCTGGCACATCTATCACTTGAACAACTGAGATACAGTATTTTTGGTGTGCTGTacagcattttttatttatttattttagatacGTCCTGAACAAGTTCTGTGTTTTGCCTTCTCAAATACTGAATCTATGTTTTCCCATTTGGCTTTCTACCCACTCCAGCATGTGTTTATCatgcacttaaaaaaaagaacaccaGAAATCTTATCTGCACTACAATCCAGAAAACGTATACTTTCATATACAATGTGCGTTGTTGGCCTGATGTTTCATCAGGACACAATAACAGTACACAATCCTTAGTTCCAAGCTGATTGAAAGACTTTTTCAGcttcttttagctcattgttttggttttggttctCTCATCTAATCTATCAGTATTCTCACCAAATGAGGTCTGTTAAGCCTTGACAAGAACTGGTGAAAATAgtggagcaaaacaaaacaaaaaaagagtaaatGTTGGAGTTACATTTGGA comes from Scatophagus argus isolate fScaArg1 chromosome 17, fScaArg1.pri, whole genome shotgun sequence and encodes:
- the kcnk9 gene encoding potassium channel subfamily K member 9: MALRTGRTWFGQVLRRVFRLQGSWSRRSSSLLCLSANQEQDLGFCHRDHHKAGDFHRCSDSGVHRGHNHRSAPFCASASRRCPRGFPHACCAFPGNPRGHEPLGRRFLLAMKRQNVRTLSLIICTFTYLLVGAAVFDALESDFEMREKEQLEAEEKRLQGKYNISEDDYRKLETIIMEAEPHRAGVQWKFAGSFYFAITVITTIGYGHAAPGTDAGKAFCMFYAVLGIPLTLVMFQSLGERMNTFVKYLLKRIKKCCGMSITDVSMENMVTVGFFSCVGTLCIGAAAFSHYEDWSFFQSYYYCFITLTTIGFGDFVALQKNRALQKKPLYVAFSFMYILVGLTVIGAFLNLVVLRFLTMNSEDERRDAEERASLAGNRNSMIIHIQDESLPRGRRRREPYRAEVTDLQSVCSCMHYQSHDFGSSGGGMGGLGCAFSHQNSFSSQLNPNQYFHSVSYRIEEISPSTLKNSFFPSPISSVSPGLHSFTDNHQLMRRRKSI